A region from the Rosa rugosa chromosome 6, drRosRugo1.1, whole genome shotgun sequence genome encodes:
- the LOC133716937 gene encoding uncharacterized protein LOC133716937, with protein MAFPLSQTLRQVLISGDHLFPATLSRSISTTASAAMRYHIFMADRNDPNDKGPLPAVQIKDSDDSFTVTRAFPGFGKEIVKVAVDVEKNTVSIKLRDCDGCETLVPLPEGCKSGEARSEVKHGMVTVVVPKRKKGEE; from the coding sequence ATGGCGTTTCCACTCTCTCAAACCCTCAGGCAAGTCCTCATCTCCGGGGACCACCTCTTCCCGGCCACCCTTTCCCGATCAATCTCCACCACCGCCTCTGCCGCCATGAGGTACCACATCTTCATGGCCGATCGGAACGATCCCAACGACAAAGGCCCCCTCCCCGCCGTCCAGATCAAAGACTCCGACGACAGCTTCACCGTCACGAGAGCCTTTCCGGGATTCGGGAAGGAAATCGTCAAGGTCGCCGTGGACGTCGAGAAGAACACCGTCAGCATCAAGCTCCGGGACTGCGACGGCTGCGAAACCCTGGTTCCCCTGCCGGAGGGTTGCAAGAGCGGCGAGGCTAGATCGGAGGTTAAGCATGGTATGGTGACGGTGGTTGTGCCGAAGCGGAAGAAAGGAGAGGAGTAG
- the LOC133718072 gene encoding probable LRR receptor-like serine/threonine-protein kinase At3g47570 → MTSSYFFSNVLALILVLAIAFFCCCSSMASTMDSNMLALRGGNETDRLALLAIKAQIHQNPNRPVMSSWNKSTHFCNWHGVTCSRRHLQRVIKLNLTSLKLSGSISPHIGNLSFLRDLSFYDNSFTKKIPPEIGHLRRLRILRLENNSLSGPIPANISNCFKLIILDVSYNMLGGNIPAELGSLSKLEYLSLLFNNLTGEIPPSLGNLSSLGSLDAYSNNLVGSIPSSLGQLKKLKYFSLESNKLSGTIPPSIYNISSLLGFIMGFNQIQGSIPPSLFRTLSNLQYFCISDNQLTGSLPLSISNATNLVAFYVEDNKLTGQVPNLQKLRTLAIFYIAGNHLGSGSDGDLSFFSDLTNATQLVCLAADTNNFGGMLPASVSNLSTNLAFLDVHKNRLHGSIPAGIVNLVNMKSLALSGNMFTGNIPTDIGKLSGLGRLSFQNNRLSGSLPSSLGNLTSLVYLEMQGNNFNGTIPTSLGECHSLLVFDLSRNNLSGHIPPQVIGVPSLSISLNLSENRLSGSLPLELGELKSLGELDLSNNMISGKLPSSLGSCLSLEILLLQGNFFDGSIPSAMVSLRGIRDLDLSRNNLSGEIPEFLAGFRDLEKLNLSFNDFWGAVPIKGVFNNASATSVVGNTRLCGGISDLHLPKCKSKESTSRSMKLTILLVSAFTLLGIAMLLTFLFLCFSKKKCKVTSSSTFADSILQVSYNTLLKATDGFSATNLIGAGSFGSVYKGVLGEDGAQLVAVKVFDMLRRGASKSFLAECEALRNIRHRNLVPIITACSSVDFRGNDFKALVYEFMENGSLEEWLHPTTGTEDAPMNLSLVQRLDIAIDVACALDYLHNHCETPIVHCDLKPSNVLLDNDLTGHVADFGLARFLSRLANNVSANQSSSIGIRGTVGYAAPEYGMGSELSTYGDVYSFGILLLEMFAGKRPTDHMFVDGLNLHKFVKRAFPERVSEIADSSLVQVGKPSQSTNDALEECLSSILGIGVACSVESPTDRENIGDAVSELKSIRATLVG, encoded by the exons ATGACCTCATCATACTTTTTTTCCAATGTACTAGCACTAATACTAGTACTAGCAATTGCTTTTTTTTGTTGCTGCAGCTCCATGGCCTCAACCATGGACAGCAATATGTTAGCACTCAGAGGAGGCAACGAGACAGATAGGCTGGCATTGCTTGCCATTAAAGCTCAAATACACCAAAATCCCAACCGGCCGGTCATGAGCTCGTGGAATAAGTCCACTCATTTTTGCAACTGGCATGGTGTCACCTGCAGCCGACGCCATCTTCAGAGGGTCATTAAGCTGAACCTAACCTCCCTGAAGTTATCCGGGTCCATATCTCCTCACATAGGAAACCTGAGCTTCCTAAGGGATCTAAGCTTCTATGATAATAGCTTCACCAAAAAAATCCCTCCAGAAATTGGGCACTTGCGGAGGTTGCGGATATTACGtctagaaaacaactcactcaGTGGTCCTATTCCTGCCAATATCTCCAATTGCTTCAAACTCATTATTCTCGATGTTTCTTACAACATGCTGGGAGGTAACATTCCTGCAGAACTTGGCTCCTTGTCTAAGCTTGAGTATCTGAGTTTGCTATTTAATAATCTAACAGGAGAGATACCTCCCTCCTTGGGTAACCTTTCTAGTCTTGGCTCACTTGATGCTTATAGTAATAACTTGGTGGGAAGTATTCCTAGTTCTCTCGGGCAactgaaaaaattaaaatatttctCATTGGAATCAAATAAGTTGTCTGGTACCATCCCTCCCTCCATCTATAACATCTCTAGTCTCCTCGGATTTATCATGGGATTTAACCAAATTCAAGGGAGCATTCCCCCATCCTTGTTCAGAACCCTTTCGAATCTCCAATATTTTTGCATTTCCGATAATCAGCTTACCGGATCACTTCCTCTGTCAATAAGCAATGCCACTAATTTAGTGGCTTTTTATGTTGAGGATAACAAACTAACAGGGCAAGTGCCAAATTTACAAAAGCTTCGTACCCTTGCGATATTCTATATTGCTGGTAATCATCTCGGAAGTGGCAGTGATGGGGACTTGAGTTTTTTCTCAGACTTGACCAATGCTACACAGTTGGTGTGTTTGGCTGCAGATACCAACAACTTCGGAGGGATGTTGCCCGCATCAGTATCCAATCTCTCAACCAACCTTGCATTTCTCGATGTTCACAAAAACCGATTACATGGAAGCATCCCTGCAGGGATAGTGAATCTGGTCAACATGAAATCATTGGCTTTGTCTGGTAACATGTTCACAGGTAACATTCCCACTGACATCGGGAAACTTTCAGGTCTTGGGAGATTGTCTTTTCAAAACAACAGATTATCAGGGAGCCTCCCATCTTCTCTAGGAAATCTGACTTCATTAGTTTATCTCGAAATGCAAGGAAATAATTTTAATGGTACCATCCCTACAAGCCTTGGGGAATGCCATTCATTGCTAGTGTTTGATCTTTCACGCAATAATCTTAGTGGCCACATACCTCCACAAGTTATTGGTGTTCCTTCTTTATCTATTTCTTTGAACTTGTCCGAAAATCGTCTCAGTGGTTCCCTTCCCTTGGAGCTAGGAGAGTTAAAAAGTCTAGGTGAGCTGGATCTCTCTAACAATATGATATCAGGAAAACTTCCTAGTAGCCTTGGCAGTTGCCTGAGTTTAGAAATCCTGCTCTTGCAAGGAAACTTCTTTGACGGCTCCATTCCTTCGGCTATGGTTTCCTTGAGAGGGATTCGAGATTTAGACCTTTCGCGCAACAATCTCTCCGGTGAAATTCCTGAATTTTTGGCAGGGTTTAGAGACTTGGAGAAACTTAACCTGTCTTTCAATGACTTTTGGGGTGCAGTACCAATTAAAGGTGTATTTAACAATGCAAGTGCTACTTCAGTTGTCGGAAACACTAGGCTCTGCGGAGGTATTTCTGATCTCCACCTTCCAAAGTGCAAGTCTAAAGAATCGACGTCTCGTAGCATGAAACTAACAATCTTATTAGTATCAGCATTCACTCTTCTTGGAATAGCTATGCTGCTGACatttctgtttctttgtttctCCAAAAAGAAATGCAAAGTAACTTCATCAAGCACATTTGCGGACTCTATTTTGCAAGTGTCCTATAATACTCTCTTGAAAGCTACTGATGGCTTCTCTGCAACAAATTTGATTGGTGCGGGTAGTTTTGGGTCTGTCTACAAAGGAGTTCTCGGCGAAGATGGAGCTCAGCTTGTTGCTGTGAAGGTGTTTGACATGTTACGCCGGGGGGCTTCCAAGAGTTTCCTAGCCGAATGTGAGGCACTCCGAAATATCAGACACCGAAATCTAGTCCCGATTATAACTGCATGTTCGAGTGTTGACTTTCGTGGTAATGATTTCAAAGCTTTGGTTTACGAGTTCATGGAGAATGGGAGCTTAGAGGAGTGGCTGCATCCAACTACTGGGACAGAAGACGCACCGATGAATTTAAGTCTCGTTCAGAGGCTAGACATTGCCATTGACGTTGCTTGTGCACTGGATTATCTTCATAATCATTGCGAAACACCAATAGTTCATTGTGATCTCAAGCCGAGCAATGTTCTTTTGGACAATGACTTGACTGGACATGTTGCTGACTTTGGATTAGCTAGATTCCTCTCAAGACTAGCCAATAACGTTTCAGCAAATCAATCAAGTTCCATTGGAATAAGAGGGACTGTTGGTTATGCTGCTCCAG AGTATGGAATGGGAAGTGAGTTGTCAACATATGGAGATGTCTACAGCTTCGGCATTCTCTTGTTAGAGATGTTTGCAGGGAAGAGACCCACTGACCACATGTTCGTGGACGGTTTGAACCTTCACAAGTTTGTAAAAAGGGCTTTCCCCGAGCGTGTTTCAGAGATTGCAGATTCATCACTTGTTCAAGTAGGCAAACCCAGCCAGAGCACCAATGATGCTCTTGAGGAATGCTTGAGTTCAATACTGGGAATTGGAGTTGCATGCTCTGTGGAATCCCCAACAGACCGAGAGAATATTGGTGATGCTGTATCTGAACTGAAAAGCATTCGAGCCACTCTTGTTGGATAG